In Micromonospora cremea, the genomic window TACGACTGCCCGACGATGAGGTTCGCAGTGTCAGCGCCTACCGCCACGTGCCCTGCAACGCGAGGTGCTTGAGCGTTAGTTGACTAGCCGGCCGACCAGCGCGGCGAGCTGGTCGGGGTGCTCGTCGGTGACCAAGTGGCCGGCGGCGGGAATGATGACAGGGTCGACATGGAGCCTCTGTTGTGCCCCTGATCGCAGTCGGTTCGGGGGCAAGAACACGTCCTGGTCCCCGCTTGCGATTATGACGGGCATCGTGCGAGCTACCGCCGGTACGAGGTCATCGGAACTCACCGCACGGGCGTGTCGGGCGACCAACGTCATCCACTCCACCAGTTCGGCGCGGGGCGCTCGGCCGTGGGCAGACAGGATGCGCAGCAACCGAAGGCTCGAAGCAGCCCGTGGCCGCACCAGCCATCTCAGGAACGCCAACAAGACACAGGGAGTGACCCTGAGCCGGCACAGCCCTCCCGGAGCCACGGCGACCTTGCCCCGAATCCGTGGATGATCTGCCGTGAGCGCAACAGCGCCGCCGAACGAATGCCCGAACACCACGACCGGCCCGGCGGTGGTTTCCTCGATGACATCTCCCAGCCATGAGCTGTACCAGGTGAGCCGGCCACCGGCGGCATCCGCTTCACCGGAACTCAGTCCAGGCTGGCCCGGAATGTCGGCAGCGACCACCCGGTACCGCTGAGCCAAGGCTGTGAGCAGCGGCAGGTAGGCGGCCGTACTGAAGCGGTCACCAGCGACGAAGACGACCGTGACCGGGCCTGTGCCAGCGGTGACGACGTGCGTGTCTTCGCTCTGGGCACGAATCACGTGTCGATCGTGCTGGATCGGCCAGGCACTCAGCTGCTCCTCGCACCACTGGCGGATGCTGTCCCTGTCCGCAGGAGTCCGGTAGATCGACGTCACGGCTGCATCCTGCACCAGGATCATCGGAAGCACCACGCCACCTCGTGCATCGCGAGGATCATCGGCACCCGCCGTACAGCCATCCGTACAGCCAAGCCCGCCCGCCGACACCGACGCTGCCCGACAGCGGCGGACGGGCTGACCAGGTGTGCAGTCGCCCGACCAACCATCCGGATCTTCTTCTAAACCCAAGGCCGTCCGGCCGCCGGCGCCCACGCCGACGCTTGACAACCGCGATCGAGACTCGTCCGGTAGGGCGCTCCACCTTGTCCCCGCCCCAGGGCCCCGGCAAAGTCCTCAGGTGATGCCGAGTAGGGCCAGTGGTCGGTTGCTGTCGCGGGCGTGGTGGCGGTTGGCGGCGGCGATGTTGGTGACGCCGGTCAGGCGTAGTGCGCCGATGGCGGCGTTGCGCAGGGCTGCCATGACTTGGGGTCCGGTGCCGGTGCGGATCTGGGATCGGTCTTCGTCGTAGGTGACGTCGCGGACCCAGTGGACCTTGTTCTCGATGGACCAGTGACCGCGGAGCCAGGTGGCGAGCTGGGCGGGTTTGGCCTGGTGAACGAGCAGGTCGGTGATCGCGTAGACGGTTTCGGTGGTGAAGCGTTTCGGCTGGTCGAGGCGCCGGCGGCGGCGTCGGATCTGCAGTGCTTGGGCGGCGTTGGGGAAGTCGATCCCGGTGGAGATGGAGAGGATCTTCAGGGTGCGGATCTCTCGGCGGCCGTGACCACGGTCGCTGTCACGGGCGGCGTCGGGAACGGCCCGCCAGGGCAAGCGGGCCAGTTGGGCGTGCAGGCTGGGCTGGTTGCCTTTGACGGTGAGGATCCAGTGGGCACCGCGTTCGGCGAGGTAGGCGACGTGGTCGCGTTGGCAGTGCAGCGCGTCGGCGGTCACCACTGTGTCGCGCAGGTCGCTGAGCTGGTCGAGCAGCGGCTGGAACCGGGTGATCTCGTTCGTCTTGCCGTCGACATCGGTGCTGGCCAGCACCACACCCGTGGCCTGGTCGGCGGCGGCGAGGACGTGCCGGGCGACCGTGTCGCTGGTGCGGGAGCCACGTAACGTCTTGCCATCCACGGCGATCGCCCGGCGTGTTCCCGCCGTCGGCGCGGGGACCTGCGCGCCGAGCCAGGCACCGATCACCGCGGCCAGCCGATCGGGGTCCAGGGCCTGCAACAGCCTGCGGATCATGGCCTCTGACGGCCGCCGGCCCGCGTCGATCCCGAGCACCGCCGCGGTATCAGCGGGTAGATCAGCGACCCACTCACCGATCGCCGCATACGAGCGGTAACCAGCGACGACCGCACAGACCGCCGCCGCGACCACGGTTACCAGAGCATGCCGGACTCCACGCCGGGCACGTGGATCGGGCAGGGAACCCAACGCCGTGAGCAGGCCGGCAGCCGAGGCCACGGCAGATGTCCCGGGCGGTGCGGCAGACAACGATGAGATCAGCGATGATGGCAGCGCGGGCATGGCTCACTTCAAATAGATCAACAGGCCTCGAGAACCTCGATGATCTTCTGGAACGGCCATGCCCGCCCTGCTGCCCACACCAAGGGCGCGTCTACGCCAACCACCTCAACCCAGACACCCCTCACGACTTTGCCGGGGCCCTGGTCCCCGCCCGGGGAGGCTGGACGGTCTGGCGGCTGCCCGCCGACAAGATCCGCTCTCACCGACCAAGAACCGCACACCTTGAAGCAGTTGGGCGTCGCCATGCGGAAGGTAGGGCCGGAGAGCAACTCGCGTCATGCGCTGTGTATCAGAGTTGGTCAACCTTCTGTAGTTCCTTGGCGGTGTCGTTTACGAAACGGCGGCTGCTTATTGGCCGGCCGGTGGCTACCAAGCGGCGGGTGCGGCACGAAGGTCTTGCTCGACCCGCGCTCGTAGCGCCTTCGGGTCGACGCTGAGCTCGCGCAGAATGGCGCCGCAGTCGCCGGCATCGTCCTCGATCAGCGCAAGCAGAAGGTGACTGGTACCTGTGTCGGGGTGCCGGTAGGCAAGCGAGATCTCCATGGCCCGTGCCATCGCGGTGACAACGTGGGTGCCCGTGAACGGGTCGCCTGGGCGCTGACTGCTCAGTTGCTTGGTGAGCACCTCGGCCGGCGGCTCCTCGGGCCCGGCGCGCCATGCGGCCAGCACGCGGAGGCGGTCGGCATCGACACCGTGGGTGCGCAGGACGGCCGAACCTCGGTTGCGGCTGGAGTGATGGGCGGGCGCCCGGACTCGGGCCGCTTCGAGCGTGGCGTCATGTGTGAGCATCGCGAGCAGGATGTGTAGTGGGCCGATCACGTCTTGGCCGAGACGGATTGCCTGGCGTCTCGCCTCGAGGTCGACTCCGATCAGGGTCGGGCCGAGGCGGCTGAGTCGAGATGCGCGCGCGAAAAACCGTCCCGCGAGTCGATCGAACAGCGGCCCAGAACCTGGCCAGATCGCCAACCTCTCGTCGTCGAGGTCCGGATAGGGCTGGTCGGTCCTACGCATCGTCGGTTCGATGCGCAACCGGTCAATGGCCGACAGCCGCGCGTACTCATAGGGGAAGACGTAGTGGGTCCCGTCGCAGCCGCGCAGCTGCAGCATGCCAAGCACGAGATGGGACAGGTTGGCGAACGGTATACAGTTGTCGCGCGCGGCGTGCAGTGCGCCGGCCAGGGTGGTACGAACGCCACTCGTCCAAGGTGGGCGAGGGCGCGTGCCCTGCACGTCAGACTTTCTGAGCCGCCGGTCCGGCTGGCGGTGGATTCTCCACTCGACCTCGCGCAGAATCGCTTGCACCTCCTGGTCGAATTCGCTGACCGACTCGGACACCAGTTCGCTGACTGTTCGCCCGGCTGGAATGCGGTGCGGATCGGCAACCATCCGCTTGAGGTTCGCACCGCTTGAGCCCGCAAGCAGCCACGGCGGGACCGACTTGGGGTACAGCGCGACCCGGCACAGCATGTCGAGCGTGCCGACACTGCTCGCCCCGCGCCGCACCGCCGCTGAGTATGCCTGCAGCAACACCCTCATCGGCATCGCGCCGAGCGCGACGAACGCTCGCTGGGCCTCGTGCGGCGGCATTGGTCCTCCAGGTCCGGGACGGAATGGCGCCTCGATATCTAACTGACGCAATGGTGCCTCTTCAACGGGATGTAGAAGACAGGCTCAGCCCGTAGAAGAGAACGGCTGCGATCGAGGCTTCCATGATCGTGAACCGTAGGCGCCCGCTGTCGGTGGCGCTACAGCCATTCGTACCGGCAAGACCACACACCCTCACGTCGGCGAGCGGTCCGCATCTGGTCCGCAAGAGGTCGGCGGACCGCGGGGGAGTGGTGTGAGATGTCGAGTGGTGTTTCCACAGCGCCCCCTCCAGCCATGCCGCCGCTTCCCGTGCGATCTCCGGTGCCACGTGGGCGTAGATGTTGAGGGTCACGCTCATCTGCGAGCGGCCGAGGATCTCCATGACCACGCGGGCGGGCACGCCCTGGGCGAGAAGGACGCTCGCCGCCGTGTGCCGTAGGTCGTGCAGCCGAACCTGCCGCAGACCGGCCTGCCGGATGATGTCCCGGAATGGGCGGTAGTCGTTGCGCGGGTGGATCGGGGTGCCGACGCTGGAGACCAGACCCGGGTCGGCCCAGTTGTCGGCGTCGAGACGTACGGCCGCCTGGCGCTCATGATGGCGGCGTAGGGCCGCCAACACTGTGGGCGGCAGCGGCAATGTCCGACGGGACCGCGCAGTCTTCGTCTCGACGAAGACCAAGCCGCCCGTGTCGGGATCGCGTTGCAACTGCCCTCGCACCCGGAGCGTGCCGGCGACTAGGTCGAGGTCATCCCACCGCAAGCCAAGAACCTCGCCCTGCCGAAGCCCCAGCGCGATCCCGATGAGCCAACGGGCCTCCAGGGGCAGGCCTTCGACGGCCTTGAGGAATCTCGAGGAATCTCCGGGCCTCGCCAAGGGCGTAGGGGCGGACTTCTACGTGAGGCAACGAAGGGGGGCTCGACCAGCGAAGCCGGGTTGACGTGGATCAACTGCCATCGGACCGCGACATTGAGCGCCCGTCGGAGATTGGCGTGCAGCCGCCGGACGCTACCGACCGACAGGACCGTGAGCCGATCCCTGTAGAAGGAGGTCAGATGCGCAGGCGTCAGCTTGTCGAGTCGATGACGTCCCAGCATCGGCTCAATTTGGTGCACAACCCCACCCTTGACAACGACCATTGAGACTCGTCGGGTAGGGCGCTCCACCTTGGCCCCTTCCGGGGGAGACTGGATGGTCTACGACTGCCCGACGAGGAGATGCGCAGTGTCAGCGCCTACCGCTCGGAACGTAGTCGTTTGCAGAGTAGACCGACAGGCGGAAGCCCATCGGCACCCGCTGGTGACGAGGCAGGCCGAGCACCTCGTAGTCGACCGCGAGATCGTCGAAAAACAGCGATGATCCCGAGGCAAACTCCACGTCCGGGATCGTGATCGTGACGAAGACCGGCAGTTCGGCGCCCGCCGCCACCCGGACCGACCGGAACGGTTCCGCCGCAGCCGGGTCGAACACGGCGGCGGTGGCTTCGTCGGCATGGTTTACCGCTAGGCGGGCGATCTTGAAAACTTGCTGATCCGATGGGCGTCCATTGACGCCGGTGATTGTCGCCGGCCACGGGCCGGGATTGCGGATGGACGCGCCGAACGTAACCTGTCCTCCGGGACTGAAGGCGAACCGCAGCTCCGTTCGCTGCCCTTCCGTGCGGGACTCCGCGTCAGCCCCGTGCCACCGCGAGCTGCCGTGATCGAGGCGATGGCCGATGGTGGCCGACAGATACCCGGCGCACAGTGCGACAGCTAGCATCGCGGCAACGAGGAACCGCCAACGGCGCGCCACAGGAGACCTCCACGTGGGACGAGCATCGGCGTCAGCGCCCATGACAGCGCACGTTACAAGGCGCATCAGCCCGCCGCTGCCCGCCCCGGCCGACCTTTGGCGGCGTTCTGCGGGGGCTACGCGATCGCTGGCCACGACGCGACCTGACAGGCAGACGGCGTGACGACGGGGTCGCGCTGGCCGGTCCGCATCGAGTCCGCAAGAGGGTGACGGACGGTGGGGGACCGCTGTGAGATAGCGAGAGGCTTTCCGCTGCTAGACACGCACGTGCCCGGGTTGCCTTGAAGTTCAGGACCGCAAACAGCAAGTGATGGAGCTCGACACCTAGACCCGCACAGGTGCGGCATGAACACGGTGCCAACTCGTCTATGTCCGACCACAGCCTTAACGCAGGAGTTCTGATCGGGACGGTGCCGAACGCCGACCGACGGCAACCCGCGCCTGCTCCCGTACACGAGCCGCCACGAGTCGGCAGCAGCCGACAACTTCGGTTCGGATCCCTCCGGCGGGGTCACGCCGTCGCAGTGACGGCAGCAGGGGGAGTGTCCGTGGCCAAGCGTCGGGTCGTCTCTGGCCCGTATGCGGCCGAAGCCTCAAGCTTCTGCGCCGGTCAGCCGGACTGCGGGCGCCCGGGCCAGTCGCCACCGCGTCGCGCCGTAGCCGAGCAGGAAGACGATCGCGGCTGCTTCCAGGCTCGGAATCATGGTCGCGGCGAGGGCCGGTCGGTTCGGAGCAGTCAGGGCGCCGAAGAACGGGTCAGCGGTCATGTACAGCGACCCGCAGATCGGGACGACGACGGCCACCGTAACCGCCCACCAGCGGTTGAGTAGCGCGGCCAGGCCGATCCCAACGATCGCGAACAGCGGGACACCGGCCGCCGCGCGAAGCACCACCGGCCACACCGCCTCCTCGGCCAAGATCTGCACCGGCAGGAAGATGTCCTTCGAGGCCAGCTCGCGCCGAACCCAGTGGTCGGCGACCACTCTGGGCGCCAGCGGCAGCACTACGGCGAGGTCGGCCACGTCGAGGAGCACACCGAACAGCGCTGCCACGCCCGCCTTCGCCATCAGGTACCGGCCGGGACGGGGCGGCGGGGCAAGCCGGGCCGGCGACGATTCCAGGGCCGGCAGCGAGGGCCGGGCCGGGCGGCCGGTCAGCCATGGATCACGTAGCACCAGGAACGCCCCGGCCGCCAGCGCGGCCAGTTGAGCCCAGCCGAGGCCCGAGGTGTGGATCGCCTTGACGTCGAAGTGATACGCGTCAAGCTGTTCTTCTAAAGTCTGCGGGTCGTAGTAGACGTAGAACATGTAGGCGTCGGCGTTGAACGAAAGACTGCTCAGGCCGGCGAGCGCGACCAGGGGCGGCAGGAGCCACAGCGCCCGACTGCGGGCCAACCTGAGCAACTCCTGACGCAACAGACCGCTCATCCGCGTCAATCTACCCGTTGGCCGATTTGGCTCGTGGACGGCGCAGGGCGGGGCCAGTTCCTGCTTACGCTGCCTTTGGCGGCCAGGTGGCGAACGGATCCGCTGTCTCACCGGTCGCGTTGCCGTCCGGGTGATCGCCCATGGGAGCTTTGCTACCGGCAGAGGCGAGGAGCAGCCAGGCTTAGCAAGCAGTCGAACGTTGTCCGTTCGACACAGCCACCCAGCCGTGCAACCCGGCCTGTGGGGCGGCAGCAGGCATCGTTACGTCGAGTCGACGGCTGCGGCCAGTGCGCGTATCGCCGGGGTCTCGTTGACTGTCCGCCATACCAATGCCCATCGGCATGGCGGGGCATCGCGGATGGGAACGTAGACGATTCCCGGCCATGGGTAGAAGCTGCCCCCACGGCCCGCTCGGCGCCGCACGACAACAGCACCGGCACACCGTTCTCGGCATGACAGGACGTCTGGGCGGCAGCTTGGCCGCCCGACACAACCTCCTGTCATTCCCGAAGCGTGCGGCGAACAGCTCGAGGATCAGCGGACCGCGCGTGTGCTCGGGCGAACTGGACGACATCGCCGTCGTCAGGCGCCGCCCAGCGATCCTGGGTTGGGTCTGTGAGCGGATTCGGACGAAGAAGTACCTGTCCCGGCGGTGCGGCGCTGGCGGCGCCGCCGTTCGGCCATGCCGCCGAGGAGATTCAGCCCAAGGGCGTATGCCGCGGCGCTGATCAGTAGGGCGGCGCTGGCGCTGCGTCCCCAGTCCCCCATGAGCACGGGCGGCTGAGTCCAGACATCAATCGACAGGGCGGCCAGTGCAATTGCCGCACCCGCCGCGATCGGTGGAGCCGTCCACAGCAGCCAGTACGGGGCGTTGAACTCGTCGTCCTGCAGCAGGCCGTTCAGAGTGGCCGCGCACCAAACCGCTACCAGCAGCGCGAGGAGCAGCCAACGCCCGCGGCGAGCCAAGCCGCCGAGCAGCACGCCAAGGCCCACTCCGGCGGCGACGTATAGCGGGTAGGCAGCCAGCTCGCGCACAAGGACTCGGACCAGGACGGGGTCGTCGAGTGGCGCCGTGGTGAAGTAGCTACCCTCGCCGCTCTGGGCCAGCGGATACGCGACCACGAAGGTCACACCCGCCAAAACCACGGCGAGCGGGACCGCCACCATCAGCGCGGTAACGTGCGCGTGGCGGCGGGCGAGTGCGGCACCAGTCAGCAGCGCGAGGAGTTGTCCGCATAAGACACCGGACGTGTACCGGAAGATCCGCTTAGTGGAAATCCACTCGTGCTGCTGGGCGTCGCCCTGTGGGTCATAGTTGACCCAGAACTCGTAGAACCCGTCGTTGAACGGCATGGCCGCGAACACCAGCAGCACCATCACGGGTACGGACCACACCGCCGGATGCGCCACCACGCGCTGCAACACCGACGATCTGGGCTGGCCACCCTCTGCGCGCATCTGCCAAGGATGCCCGCCCGCCCCGGTCACCGTTGGACAACACACACGCAATCGATCAAGCACCTCGCCGGCGGTATTGAACGTTCAGCCACCAATCCCAGCGCGCCGCCACGCGGGCCGGCCTCCGGCGTGCCGAGCATCTCGACAGTCACGGTGAGGACGGCCTCGACTCGATTTCACCTCGCGCTGGTGATCACGATGCACGAAGTGGCCGGTCCGCGCCGGCCCCCGCGTCTCATTTGCAGCGGTGGGTGTCGGCGTCAAGATCGACCTCGACGGAGGCGTCACTGGCCGGGGTGGCCACGGCATGGAACGGGTTAGTCAGCACGTCGGCTGCGCTGCACGACCCGCCGGGCCGTGACTCCTCGACGCGTACCGTCAACCGACCATCCCGCTTCGAGATCTCGTCAATCCGGACGGAGTAGCCGCCGCTGGGTCTGGTGCCGAGCACGTAGAAGATCACCATCTCGGTCGTCCAGTCGACGGCCGGCGGTGCTGACGGCTGCCCCCGCATGGCCATCAACCCCTGCCAGCGCTGCTCCCACTCGGGCTGCGTCCGCACCACGAACAGCCCTGCCACGTGGGCGTCGGAGACGTCGTCATCTGCCAGCGCGCGGAACCCGACGGGCTCGCCGTCGGACCCCGTGCACCCCGCCATCGAGATGGCCATCACCATGGCCATGCCCAGCAGTCGTCGCATGACCCCCCCCGCTTGGATCGTCAGGCATGATTGTCTGGCATGCTTCGGCGTCTGCGCATCAACCGCTCAGCCGACTCCGGGCGGCTCGGACCTCTCAGCTGGTGACCCGCTGCGCCACCGCTGCGACTGACATGCCGGCGACAACGCGCGGCACCGGGCCGGTGCTTCTCGCCTCAGGCCGGTCCGCCACGGCTGCGTCACCAGTCCTGCGGTGACAGACGCATGTGCGCACGGGTCGACCGCCCGGCCTGGTTGGACAGCTCCGGTAAGGACTTCCCGTCGATCCCGTGGGTAACGGGTCCGATGCGACGTCACTAGGATCTGGGAGTGGACGATTTGCATGGCCAGATCATCGACCTCCGGCGTCCGTGACGGGCTGGGCGCGGCTGTTCGTCAGCCACTGCCAATACCAGGTGTTCACCGTGCCGGGTGCGTCCGACGTGGGGATCTACATCCTCGGTGACGACCTGGTGCACGTCGGCGGGCCGATTCAGCTCACCGGCTTCTGCGGCATACACACCGGCTGGATCGAGGCACGCGTCCATGTGTTGCCCGGGCCTCTGGCGGAGGTCGGCGCCGACTGGGACGCGATCAGCGAGGCGACCCTCTGGAGCCCCCGCGGCAGGCTGTCGGTCGTCGGTCTGATGGGCGGCACCTCGGAGGCCCTCACGGACGTCGACGTCCCGCGCGGGCTGATCCGGGTGCGGGTGCACGCGCGCGACCGCCTGCACGAGACCGTACGCACCGACGACGACCCGCCGGAGCGGCACGAGCTGCACATCTGGGCGGTGTCCGAGGAGACGCCATGGCGCACTGTGCTGACCGACCCGGGAGGCCGCGACTGGGAGCAGAAGCCGGCGAAGGCTGCCGAGCGGGCGATGCTGTCTCTGGTGCCGCGCCCGTCCGGCCGTCAGGCCATCCTTCGGCCGCTGCCACCCGACCCGTACGAGGATGACGCCGACCTGCCCCGGGTAACGGTCGTCCGTCACCGGCCCGCGCCGGTCGCGGTCTCGGCGGGAGTGCTGCCCGCCGGTGACCTGGAGGTCCGGCTGGAGCGGGTCGGCGGCGAGCTACTTCGGTGGTCATGGGCCACCGCCGACGAGCCGATCTTCCCTCATCCGCTGGCCACGCTGCCGGACGATGAGCCGAGTACCGTACGGCTGACATACGGCCCCGACGGCTTCACGCTGCGGCACGAGGGAGTGCTGGGCCGGCACGCCTTCGCCCTCGGCCTGATCTGGGACCATCTGCTCGATACCGCCGGGTCGCATCCGTGGATGGAGACGTTGCGCGGGCAGGCCGCCGAGGCGACCGCGCTGGCCGAGAAGGCCCGCCGCCTGCGGGCCGAGCGCGACGCCGACCGGTGGGGAGGTGCTCCGCCGTCGGATCGTGTCCGCGGGCTCCTTGGCCAGGCGCGGTCCCTGGCCCGGATCGACCGCCCGTTGCTCGACCGCATCGACGCGCTGCCCGCGGCCCGCCAGCGCGAGGCAGCCTGCTGGGCGGCCCGCCGCGCGATGCGTGTGGCCGGGCTCGAACGGATCGGGTGGATCGCCGACGCGCTCGCCGCCGCCGAGGCCAACCGCCCACTGCCCCGGCCCTTCACCGAGCAGAGCGGCATCCCCGCGTTCGACCGGCTCTTGTCCGATCCGGAGGTGCCGCACACCATCATCACGCTCTGCCTGGCTTCGAAAGCGCTCGGCACACGTCACGTCACCGGGGTGCTCCAGCAGGCCGCCGCGTTCCCCGCCCTGATCGCCCTGGCGAATGACGATCCGCTGGCCGCCGCGATCGACGCCGTCTACAACGCGGCAATCGCCCACGGCGACGACCGCGACCGCTTCCTCACCGACCCCTACACCGCCCTGCGCTGAACCGCCGATCCGGCATGCGAAGCCAAAGACGGCACCCGAACCATCGCTACCGCGTGCGGAGCCGAGTCGACGAACGCCCCGACCGAACGCATGACGGAGCCGTGCCTGCGCGCTCTCATGCCCATCGGCGACGCCCGGGACTGCGCAGGCCAAATGGGAGCCACACGATCAGCGTGGGCAGCCGATGTGAGAGCGATGGCCCGGACGCCTAGGGCCGAAACCTGGCCGGGCGGCGGTCATGCAACAAGTAGCCGATGAGCGCGCACACTCGCGGC contains:
- a CDS encoding protease complex subunit PrcB family protein, which gives rise to MRRLLGMAMVMAISMAGCTGSDGEPVGFRALADDDVSDAHVAGLFVVRTQPEWEQRWQGLMAMRGQPSAPPAVDWTTEMVIFYVLGTRPSGGYSVRIDEISKRDGRLTVRVEESRPGGSCSAADVLTNPFHAVATPASDASVEVDLDADTHRCK
- a CDS encoding ISAs1 family transposase, which translates into the protein MPALPSSLISSLSAAPPGTSAVASAAGLLTALGSLPDPRARRGVRHALVTVVAAAVCAVVAGYRSYAAIGEWVADLPADTAAVLGIDAGRRPSEAMIRRLLQALDPDRLAAVIGAWLGAQVPAPTAGTRRAIAVDGKTLRGSRTSDTVARHVLAAADQATGVVLASTDVDGKTNEITRFQPLLDQLSDLRDTVVTADALHCQRDHVAYLAERGAHWILTVKGNQPSLHAQLARLPWRAVPDAARDSDRGHGRREIRTLKILSISTGIDFPNAAQALQIRRRRRRLDQPKRFTTETVYAITDLLVHQAKPAQLATWLRGHWSIENKVHWVRDVTYDEDRSQIRTGTGPQVMAALRNAAIGALRLTGVTNIAAANRHHARDSNRPLALLGIT
- a CDS encoding Clp protease N-terminal domain-containing protein codes for the protein MPPHEAQRAFVALGAMPMRVLLQAYSAAVRRGASSVGTLDMLCRVALYPKSVPPWLLAGSSGANLKRMVADPHRIPAGRTVSELVSESVSEFDQEVQAILREVEWRIHRQPDRRLRKSDVQGTRPRPPWTSGVRTTLAGALHAARDNCIPFANLSHLVLGMLQLRGCDGTHYVFPYEYARLSAIDRLRIEPTMRRTDQPYPDLDDERLAIWPGSGPLFDRLAGRFFARASRLSRLGPTLIGVDLEARRQAIRLGQDVIGPLHILLAMLTHDATLEAARVRAPAHHSSRNRGSAVLRTHGVDADRLRVLAAWRAGPEEPPAEVLTKQLSSQRPGDPFTGTHVVTAMARAMEISLAYRHPDTGTSHLLLALIEDDAGDCGAILRELSVDPKALRARVEQDLRAAPAAW
- a CDS encoding site-specific integrase, yielding MARPGDSSRFLKAVEGLPLEARWLIGIALGLRQGEVLGLRWDDLDLVAGTLRVRGQLQRDPDTGGLVFVETKTARSRRTLPLPPTVLAALRRHHERQAAVRLDADNWADPGLVSSVGTPIHPRNDYRPFRDIIRQAGLRQVRLHDLRHTAASVLLAQGVPARVVMEILGRSQMSVTLNIYAHVAPEIAREAAAWLEGALWKHHSTSHTTPPRSADLLRTRCGPLADVRVCGLAGTNGCSATDSGRLRFTIMEASIAAVLFYGLSLSSTSR
- a CDS encoding alpha/beta fold hydrolase; protein product: MILVQDAAVTSIYRTPADRDSIRQWCEEQLSAWPIQHDRHVIRAQSEDTHVVTAGTGPVTVVFVAGDRFSTAAYLPLLTALAQRYRVVAADIPGQPGLSSGEADAAGGRLTWYSSWLGDVIEETTAGPVVVFGHSFGGAVALTADHPRIRGKVAVAPGGLCRLRVTPCVLLAFLRWLVRPRAASSLRLLRILSAHGRAPRAELVEWMTLVARHARAVSSDDLVPAVARTMPVIIASGDQDVFLPPNRLRSGAQQRLHVDPVIIPAAGHLVTDEHPDQLAALVGRLVN